Proteins encoded within one genomic window of Equus przewalskii isolate Varuska chromosome 3, EquPr2, whole genome shotgun sequence:
- the CHST6 gene encoding carbohydrate sulfotransferase 6, with product MDPEDPPDISHGFVIGAGSSPSSPGQRPLAGGMWLSRFSSTVVTALLLAQSGLLLFLVSRPRTLSPVGSEERVHVLVLSSWRSGSSFVGQLFSQHPDVFYLMEPGWHVWTALSQGSAPALHMAVRDLVRSVFLCDMDVFDAYLPWRRNLSDLFQSAVSRALCSPPACSAFPRGAISSEAVCKPLCARRPFGVAQEACRSYSHVVIKEVRFFNLQVLYPLLNDPALNLRIVHLVRDPRAVLRSREQTAKALARDNGIVLGTNGTWVEADPGLRVVSEVCRSHVRIAEAATRKPPPFLRDRYRLVRFEDLARAPLSEIRALYDFAGLSLTPQLEAWIHNITHGSGPGARREAFKTTSRDALNVSQAWRHALPFTKIRRVQELCAGALQLLGYRPVFSEKEQRNLALDLVLPRGRSSFSWASSTAAHPGP from the exons ATGG ACCCTGAGGACCCTCCAGACATCTCCCATGGATTTGTGATTGGGGCGGGCAGCTCTCCCAGCAGTCCAGGACAGAG GCCCCTGGCCGGCGGTATGTGGCTGTCGCGCTTCTCCAGCACTGTGGTGACCGCGCTCCTGCTGGCGCAGTCTggcctcctgctcttcctggtCTCCCGGCCCAGGACGCTGTCCCCAGTGGGTAGCGAGGAGCGGGTGCACGTACTGGTGCTGTCCTCGTGGCGTTCAGGCTCGTCCTTCGTGGGCCAGCTCTTCAGCCAGCACCCCGATGTCTTCTACCTGATGGAACCTGGGTGGCACGTGTGGACCGCCCTCTCGCAGGGCAGCGCGCCCGCGCTGCACATGGCCGTGCGCGACCTGGTGCGCTCCGTCTTCCTGTGCGACATGGACGTGTTCGATGCCTATCTGCCGTGGCGTCGCAACCTGTCGGACCTCTTCCAGTCGGCGGTGAGCCGCGCGCTGTGCTCGCCGCCGGCCTGCAGCGCCTTCCCGCGCGGCGCTATCAGCAGCGAGGCCGTGTGCAAACCGCTGTGCGCGCGGCGGCCCTTCGGCGTGGCCCAGGAGGCCTGCCGCTCCTACAGCCACGTGGTGATCAAGGAGGTGCGCTTTTTCAACCTGCAGGTGCTCTACCCGCTGCTCAACGACCCGGCGCTCAACCTGCGCATCGTGCACCTGGTGCGCGACCCGCGGGCGGTGCTGCGCTCGCGCGAGCAGACAGCCAAAGCCCTGGCGCGCGACAACGGCATCGTGCTGGGCACCAACGGCACGTGGGTGGAGGCTGATCCCGGCCTGCGCGTGGTGAGCGAGGTGTGCCGCAGCCACGTGCGCATCGCTGAGGCCGCCACGCGCAAGCCGCCGCCCTTCCTGCGCGACCGCTACCGCCTAGTGCGCTTCGAGGACCTGGCGCGGGCGCCGCTGTCCGAGATCCGTGCGCTCTATGACTTCGCGGGCCTGAGCCTCACGCCCCAGCTCGAGGCCTGGATCCACAACATCACTCACGGGTCCGGGCCCGGCGCGCGCCGCGAGGCCTTCAAGACCACGTCCCGGGACGCGCTCAACGTCTCCCAGGCCTGGCGCCACGCTCTGCCCTTCACCAAGATCCGCCGCGTGCAGGAGCTGTGTGCCGGCGCGCTGCAGCTGCTGGGCTACCGGCCCGTGTTCTCCGAGAAAGAACAGCGCAACCTCGCCCTGGATCTGGTGCTGCCGCGCGGCCGGAGCAGCTTCAGCTGGGCGTCGTCCACCGCCGCGCACCCTGGGCCTTAG